The genomic DNA CCGGGGCCGGCGGTTGGGCGCCGTAGCCCAGGAAGCTCAGCGACGAGACCGCCAGCACCGCTCCGCCCAATTCCAGGGCCGCCATGGCCAGGACCGGGCCGGTGGAGTTGGGCAGCACGTGACGCACCAGGATCTGGCTGCGTCGCGCACCTACCGCCATGGCCGCTTCGACATAGGTGGCCGTACGGACCCGCATCACCTCCGCGCGCATCAGCCGGGCGAAGCTGGCCACGCTGGCCAACCCGACGGCGATCGCCACATTGGTGGTGCCCGGCCCCAGCACGGTGATCAGCGCCAGGGACAACAGCAGGCTTGGGATCGACATCAGCAGGTCGACAGCACGCATCACCACGGTGTCGACCACACCGCCGAGGAATCCGGCAACGAGGCCGAACAGTGAACCCACACAGAGTGCGATCGCCACGGCGGTCACGATGGCCTGCAAGGACAATCGTGATCCGTACACCAGGCGGGCATAGTTGTCCCGCCCGAGCTGGTCCGTCCCGAACAGGTGCGCCATGCTGGGACCCTGGAGTGCCTCGGACGTCACGCCGGTCATCGGGTCGTACCCGGTGAACAGTCCAGGGAAGAGCGCCCATGCTGCGGCTGTCGCCAGGATCAGCAGTGAGACAACCAGCCCCCAGCTCATGCGCCTACGTAACGCAGCCAGGAAGGTCCTGGCGGTGTGCGCCCGGCGCGACGGTGGGGCCGCAACCGGCTCACCCCCGGCCTGTTGGACGACAATGAGTTCGGTCATGGCACGCGCGCCTCTCGGCCGTCGCTCACGACGACAACCAGGTGTCGTAGAGCTTCAGCCGCGAACCCGAGTCAAAGGTGAACCCCTGGACGGATTCGGTCATGGCCCAGACGTTCACGAAGTCGTGGATCGGGATCAGCACAGCGTCGTCGACGATGAAGTCGAGTGCCTGGCCCAGGATCTGGGTCCGCTCTTCCTGGGAAGGTGCCACCGCCTGGGCCTGCAGTAGGGCATCGAGCTCGCTGGGCGCATTGCGGTACGGGTTCTCGCCTGTGGAATCCAGGATCACCCGCAGGATGTCGGGGTCGGGGCGCGTCCAGTGGGCGTAAATGGTGTCCCAGTCACCGGCGGCCTCCACCGCGTCGGA from Mycolicibacterium tokaiense includes the following:
- a CDS encoding ABC transporter permease; translated protein: MTELIVVQQAGGEPVAAPPSRRAHTARTFLAALRRRMSWGLVVSLLILATAAAWALFPGLFTGYDPMTGVTSEALQGPSMAHLFGTDQLGRDNYARLVYGSRLSLQAIVTAVAIALCVGSLFGLVAGFLGGVVDTVVMRAVDLLMSIPSLLLSLALITVLGPGTTNVAIAVGLASVASFARLMRAEVMRVRTATYVEAAMAVGARRSQILVRHVLPNSTGPVLAMAALELGGAVLAVSSLSFLGYGAQPPAPEWGSLISAGRDYMATAWWLTVLPGLVVTAIVLAANRLARSIEREEEH